The sequence below is a genomic window from Calditrichota bacterium.
GAGACCCATTCCAAGCGTGTGGTTCAGGCGGTACGGATTTCCGAGCCGATTCAATTAGACGGGATTTTAAACGAACCCCAATGGAAGCAGGCCGTGCCGGCCACCGATTTTATTCAACGGGAGCCCCAAAATGGGCGCCCCGCCACCGAACGCACAGAGGTTCGGATTCTCTACGATGCCAATAACCTTTACCTCGGTGTGTTATGCTACGATTCTGCCCCGGATAAAATCATTGCCAACACGCTTATCCGGGACAGCAGTATGCGGGGCGACGACCGTTTTACCGTGGTTTTTGATACCTACCTGGACCACCAGCGGGGATTTGTGTTTGTGACCAATCCCAAGGGTGCCCGGTTCGACGCTTATCAGGCGGCTCCCGAACACGACCCAGACGGAAGCTGGAATACGGTGTGGGATGTGCGTACCAGAATCACTGCCAAAGGCTGGCAGGCTGAAATAGTCATTCCCTTCAAATCGCTTCGCTTTCCCAACAGACCCAATCAAGTCTGGGGAATCAATTTTCAGAGGTACATTCAACGCAAGCACGAAGAAGACATCTGGAGCGGTTGGGGGTACAACGAGGGAATTACCTATCTTACTTTTGCGGGAGAGCTCCACGGGTTGATCAATCTAAAGCGGGGACACCAGATTGAATGGTTTCCGTATCTGAAGGCAGGTATTCAAAAGGAAGAAACCGATGGGGTTACGCAAACTATTCTTAGAAAAACAGGTTTTAATATTAAATATGGAATCACGCCCACGCTCACAGCCGATTTCACAGTCAATACCGATTTTGCTCAGGTGGAAGCCGATCGGGCCCGAATCAACCTGACCCGGTTCAGTCTCTATTATCCCGAAAAACGGGATTTTTTCCTTGAAGGAGCCAATATATTCAAGTTTGGCGGGTATCGCAGCCAGATTTTTTATAGTCGGAGAATTGGCCTTTCTGAAAACGGGGAAGAGATTCCGATTCTTGCAGGGACTCGTCTCACCGGACGTGTTGGGAAATATTCCGTGGGTTTACTCAACATTCAAACCGCTCGTGAAGCCGGCACCCCTTCTACTAATTTTTCGGTCATTCGAATGCAGCGCGATTTTCTTTCCCAATCGAAATTTGGATTTATTGCTACGCAAAAGTATATTCCGAAAACGGGTTACATGAACCGCGCTTTTGGCGGAGACGTGAATTTTTACTTTACCAATTTTTTGGGCGATAAGAATCTCGCGATTTACAGTTACCTGGCTGGCACACAAACTCCCGGTTTGCATGGAAACAACCTGGCTTACCGTGTGATGATGGACTATCCGAATGACCTTATTGATTCCTATGCCTATTTTTATACGATTGATCCCAATTTCAATCCGGAGATCGGCTTTGTCCGGCGGAAGGGCATTCGACGCGGGGGAGGCGCCTTTCGCTACACACCGCGACCCCACCGCTGGGGCATTCGAAAATTTGTTTTCAAGCCTGTCGATGTGGATTACACGACGGACATGTCCGGCCAAATGACGGATTTTGAATACGAATTGCGTCCTCTGGGGTTTAGCACCGTCGCGCGCGATTACTTTGAATTTAATCTTCAGCGGTCATTTGTCCGTTTGACAGAACCTTTTTCCATTTACGGAGACATTGAAATTCCGGCGGGTTCCTACTGGTACAACCACGCCGAAATCCAGTACGAAACCAATCCCGGCCGCTTTCTTTCAGGAGCGCTCTTTTTGAATTGGGGGAATTTTTACACGGGCAAACGGACGGTCTTCGCAACGGAAAGTCTGGCCAAATTCAACGCCCATTTTTCCGTTTCCCTGGATTTTACCTGGAATAATATCCGGCTCCGCGAAGGGAGTTTTCAGACGCAGGAATGGGGAAGCCGAATCCGGTACGCTTTTTCAACCCTTCTGGACACCCGTGCGTTTGTTCAATGGAATAACGAAGATCAGGAGCTCAATTTAAACTTCCGTCTCCACTGGATTCCCAATTTAGGCAGCCATTTTTACCTGGTGTACAACCATTTACTGAGCACCGAGAATCGAACGTTCA
It includes:
- a CDS encoding carbohydrate binding family 9 domain-containing protein; this translates as MKFRTAVLVLVLIISQSVLIAETHSKRVVQAVRISEPIQLDGILNEPQWKQAVPATDFIQREPQNGRPATERTEVRILYDANNLYLGVLCYDSAPDKIIANTLIRDSSMRGDDRFTVVFDTYLDHQRGFVFVTNPKGARFDAYQAAPEHDPDGSWNTVWDVRTRITAKGWQAEIVIPFKSLRFPNRPNQVWGINFQRYIQRKHEEDIWSGWGYNEGITYLTFAGELHGLINLKRGHQIEWFPYLKAGIQKEETDGVTQTILRKTGFNIKYGITPTLTADFTVNTDFAQVEADRARINLTRFSLYYPEKRDFFLEGANIFKFGGYRSQIFYSRRIGLSENGEEIPILAGTRLTGRVGKYSVGLLNIQTAREAGTPSTNFSVIRMQRDFLSQSKFGFIATQKYIPKTGYMNRAFGGDVNFYFTNFLGDKNLAIYSYLAGTQTPGLHGNNLAYRVMMDYPNDLIDSYAYFYTIDPNFNPEIGFVRRKGIRRGGGAFRYTPRPHRWGIRKFVFKPVDVDYTTDMSGQMTDFEYELRPLGFSTVARDYFEFNLQRSFVRLTEPFSIYGDIEIPAGSYWYNHAEIQYETNPGRFLSGALFLNWGNFYTGKRTVFATESLAKFNAHFSVSLDFTWNNIRLREGSFQTQEWGSRIRYAFSTLLDTRAFVQWNNEDQELNLNFRLHWIPNLGSHFYLVYNHLLSTENRTFKTENRTLILKLNYLFRW